AAATATTTCAGGTGAAAGCGCGCGTTGATACGCCGCTGGAAATTGACTATCTGAAAAACGGCGGAGTGCTGAATTACGTCCTGCGCAATTTTATTGTGCAGTGAGTTCGGCGTTCAGCGTTTAGAGTTCAGGGTTGATTATTGTAGAAGTTACCGTTGATTTTACCCTCATTTCTTTTAAAGTTTTGCGTCGGGAGAAATGGATGAAGATCGAACGGTTTGAAGATATCGAAGATTGGAAACTGGGCAGGCAACTGGCAAATTTAATTTACGGGTTTACGGCGAATAAACCATTCGCAATGGATTATGGATTGCGGGATCAGATTCAACGGGCATCCGGTTCTGTGATGCATAATATTGCCGAAGGATTTGATTCCGGTTTGAATCCTGAATTTGTAAGATTCTTAAGTTATGCCAAACGATCCTGCACTGAAGTGCAAAGTGGGCTTTATCTCGCGGTGGACCGGAATTATATTGCACAGAACCAATTTAACTCAGCATATCAATTGGCAGAAAAAGCGAAGGCCACAATTGGCGGTTTTATCCGGTATTTAAAAACTCATCCAAAACCCTGAACCCTGAACCCTGAACCCTGAATCATGAACTATGAACATATTATCATCGATGGCTACAACCTGATGTATCAGGATCAGGATGCGCGTCACCGGCGGGACAATCTGATGACAGCGCGCCAGTTCATTGTGCGGAAAATTGAAAAACTTACCGGCGGGATGGCGGGGAAAATTACGGTGGTATTTGACGGACGCGAAAGCGGAGTGGATGCCTCGCTAACGTCGGCACAAATAGAAGTGCTCTTCTCGCCGGCGAACCGCACCGCCGACGGTGTGATCGAACAGATGGTACACGATGCTGAAATGCCGGAAAATATCCTGGTGGTGACGTCGGACTGGGTCGAACAGCGGCTGGTGTCGGTTTTCGGTGCCACGGTAATTTCGTGCCGGGAATTTCTGTTGAGATACGAAACGGCGGAGCCGTTGAAAAAAAGTTTCGGCGCGAAAAGTCGAAACGGGCAGCATGGACAAAGCCTGGGAGACTTCTTTCCGGAAAGCTGAACATGTCGAAAGTGAAGGGCAGTCGAATGATTTTTGACTTTAAGACCTTTGACTTTCGATCCTTAAATACGAGATTATTCATCCATGCGCGTTTTAATCATAGGTGCGGGTAATGCGGGGCAGCAGCTGGCGGAACGGCTGGTTGCTGAGAAACATGACGTCGTGATGATCGACCCGGATCCCAAGGTGCTGGCGCTGGTGGAAGCGCGGCTGGATGTACTGACCGTGGCAGGATCAGGTTCCAGTCCGCGCATACTGTCGGAAGCGCAGCTTGAAAAATCGGATTTGATTATTTCGGTGACCGACAGCGATGAGGTGAATATTCTGACCTGCCTCTGCGCACATGCCGCCGGTGTTCCGCGCAAAGTTGCGCGCGTATCAAGTCCGGAATATATTTATGCAAACGGAACCTATGATTTACGTGCGATGGGCATTGATCTGATAATTAACCAGAAACAGGAATGCGCACTGGAAATTTTTAATATGCTGCAAATGCCGGGCGCACAGGAGGCGTTCCGGCTGTTTGACGGCAAGGTGATGGTCGCCGGTTTTCCGGTCAGTGTAATCAGTCCGCTGTACGGTCGTACACCGGCAGAGTGCGAGCGGCTTGATTTGATTCAAAGCATTCGCATGATCGCAATCCGGCGCGGCGATAAGCTCGTTGTGCCGCACGGTGACACAGTGTTTCAGAAAAACGACCGGCTCTATCTCGTTGGGAAACCGGCGGACGTCGCCGCATTTTTTGAGTGGGTTTCTGCGGATTTAAAACCGTTTGAAAAAGTTGTTATCGCCGGCGGCGGCGATATTGGACTGATGCTGGCTGAACTGCTTGAAACGAAAACCGATTGCGTGGTGATCGAGAAGAATGAAGAGCGTGCAAAATACTGTTCCTCTGTATTAAAAAAAGCGCTGGTGCTGCGCGGTGATGCGCTGACGGACAGTACGATGGAAGAGGCGGGACTGACGGAACATACCGCGTTTGTGGCGCTGACCGGCGATGATGAAGATAATATTATGGGCTGCCTGGTGATGCAAAAGCGCGGTGCGGCATTCACCGTAACGCAGATTACACGTACCGATTATGTGCCGGTGATTGAACAGCTTTATCTCGTAAACCGCGTAGTCAGCCCGTACATTTCCATGACGAATGCAATTCTGCATTATCTGCGTTCTCATAAGGTCCGGGCGGCATCGCTGCTGCACAACCTGCCGGGTGAGCTGCTGGATGCAACGCTGAATGAAAAAAGCAGACTGGCCGGGAAAAAAATTAAAGAGGTAAAATTTCCGCGCGAATCTATTATTGCCACCGTGATGCGCGCCGGCGAAGTGCTGACGGCGACCGGCGATCTGGAGTTAGCCGCCGGCGATCGCGTGCTGATTTTTTCGCATCCGGACGCTGTGAAGAAAATTGAGGCGATATTTTTGAAGTAGCGATCAAAGATCAGGCACGGAAAACTGTGAACTCCGAACTCTGAACTGTTAACAATGAATAAGCGCGCAGTATCTCATATTACAGCCGTGGTAACGCTGGTGATCGGACTGGCGATGGGCGTGTGCGGCGGACTGTCACTTTACTGGAATGACCCGGCAAACATTCCCGCCGGTTTTTTCATCTCTGCCGGAATCACTGTGTGCATTGCGCTGCTGCTGTCCTTTTTAACGCGCGGCGATTTTAATCTGACGCGCCGCGACGGGTTTGGGATTGTCACGTTCGGCTGGATTTTTGCGGCGCTGTTCGGCGCGCTGCCGTACATTGTTTCCGGTATTATTCCGGAAATAAACGAAGCCGTTTTCGAAACGATGTCCGGCTTCACCACGACCGGTGCGTCCGTCCTGCCGTCCGCTGCGCCCGGTTATGACACACTCGAAAGTCTGCCGCGCGGAATTCTGTTCTGGCGCTCACTGACGCAATGGTTCGGCGGCATGGGTGTGCTCGTGCTGTGTGTTGCAATTCTGCCGTTTCTCGGCGTCGGCGGCATGCAGATTTACCGTGCCGAAATGCCGGGTCCGGCGAAAGACCGCTTAACACCGCGCATCACCACCACCGCCAAACTGCTGTGGGGTGTCTATTTTTTTATTACTGTGATGCAGGCGCTGTTGCTGCATTTTATCGCCGGACTGACGTGGTTCGACGCAGTCTGCCATTCATTCACCACTATCGCCACCGGCGGATTTTCAACGCGTACGGACAGCATCGGCGCCTATGCCAGCCCGTCCGTCGACTGGATTGTAACGGCATTTACTTTTATCGCCGGAATTAATTTTGCATTGCACTACCGTGCACTTTCCGGACGTCCACTGAGTTATTTCCGTGATCCGGAATGCCGGTTTTATTTTGTATTTCTGTTCATTTCCGGAATCTTTTTTGCATTCAATACACTGCCGCTGTATGCGGGAAATTTTGCAGAATCGCTGCGCGCCGGTTTTTTCCAGGGTACCACCATTATCACCACCACCGGTTATTCCACGGCGAATTATGATTTATGGCCCTCTTCTTCGCGCATGCTGCTCGGCATCATGATGTTTACCGGCGCGTGCGCCGGTTCAACATCCGGCGGCGTAAAACTGGTGCGCGTGTTTGTCATTCTTAAGAAAATGCTCAAAGAAATCAGACAGTTTATGCGCCCGCAGGCCGTATTGCAGATCAAACTCGGCGGACGTCCGGTGGGCGATGAAGTCGAAGCCAATATCGCGGCATTTTTCGGAATTTATATCGGTATTTTTATCGTCACCTCATTTCTGATGACATTTTTTCTGCCTGATCTCAGCAGCGCAATAACGGCAGTGCTGACAACACTCAGCAACGTCGGTCCCGGATTCGGCGCGGTTGGACCGGTGCATGACTACGCCGGCATTTCGCTCTTCGGGCAAATCATCCTCACCGGCTGCATGCTGCTCGGCCGGCTCGAACTTTATACCGTGCTCGTTCTGTTTCTGCCGGGATTCTGGAAAAAGTAAGAGAATGGAGTGTTGGAATACTGGAACGAAGGAATAATGGCTGAATTAAAGAAGAAAAAAGTAAAGCGGGCAGCGTCACTACCTGGATGAAATTGAAAAGTTCTGATATTGAAGGCCGGAAAGTCATTTCCGGTTTTCGACTTGCGACGTTCAGACCTTAGACTTGAGACTGAAAATATGCCGAAAAACAAAAATCTATCACTCCATCATTCCAATATTCTAACCGTGTCTCTCATCAGTCTCGGCTGTGCAAAAAACACAGTGGATTCTGAGCTGATTCTCGGCCGTTTTGTTGAAAGCGGCTGGCTGATTGCTGAAGAGCCTGCGGATGCCGACATTTGTCTCGTAAACACCTGCGGATTTATACAGGACGCGCGCGCTGAAGCCGCCGGCGTTTTAAATGAAATGCGTGCCCTGAAAAATACAGGAAAACTGCGTGCGGTCGTCGCGCTCGGGTGTTTAGTCAAGCGCGCTGCTGATGCACCGGAGCTCGCCGGATTTCTCGCCGGAGCCGATGCGCAGGTTCCATTTTCCGGCTACAGCCGTCTGCCTGAATTCTGTGCCGAACTGCTTGGAAATGCCGGCGCCGGAATCCCGGCGGAAAGTTACAGCGAATTTCTTTTGCAGCCGCGTTTGCGAATCGGATCACCGCACACTGCGTATTTAAAAATTTCCGAAGGCTGTTCCAATCCGTGCCGGTTTTGCTCCATTCCGAAAATTCGCGGCCGGCAAATCAGCCGGCCGATGGACGACATTATGAACGAAGCACGGGCATTGATCGATGCCGGTGCAGTAGAGCTGAACTTCATTGCACAGGATACTACCGCATACGGCAAAGAGTTTTCCGGCGAACCGCAACTGCACAATTTATTGCGCCGGTTGCGTGATGGAATTAACGACGATGTATGGTTCCGTCTGCTGTACGCCTGTCCGCAGCATTTAACACGCCAGGTGCTCGACATCATGGCATCCGACGAACGCTTCTGCCGGTACATCGACCTGCCGCTGCAGCATATTTCCGATCCGATGCTCGCTGTGATGGGACGTGTACTCAACAAAAAAGAAACCATTGAAATACTCGATTTAATCACCACCGCATTGCCGGGTACTGCAATCCGCACCGCCTTCATCACTGGACATCCCGGTGAGACCGATGCCATGTTTGAAGAGCTGCTGGATTTTATCAATGAAGGGCGTTTTACACATGCCGGCGTTTTCACCTATTCGCCGGAACCCGGCACGCTGTCAGCCCAAATGCATGATGCCGTTTCGCCGGAAATCAAAGCCGAACGCCGGAACCGCTTAATGGAAGCGCAGCAGAAAATATCAGCAGCGCGCTGCGCCGCACGCGTCGGAACCACGGTGGAAGTCATGATCGACGGAGCAGGGGAGGAATGCAATATTGCCCGCTCACAGTTCGAAGCGCCGGAGGTTGACGGTGTCATTTTCCTGCCGCAATTCGAAGCGGTTCCGGGCGATCGCTATGATGCGGTTATCACTGCCGCCTCGGACTACGATCTCGCTGCTGACCCTGTCTAGAATGTATTGATTTGCCATTATAATATTTTATGCTGAACCCATGAAAACGGTGTCTGCGGCAGAAATGAGAGAACTGGATCGCCGGACGATTGAAGAATCCGGAATTCCCGGCGAAGAGTTGATGCGTCGCGCCGGCAGAGGCGTCGCCGCTATCGCGATGGAAATGCTCATGGCGCGCGGTGGGAAATCCATTCTGATGCTCGCCGGCACCGGCAATAACGGCGGTGATGTGTTTGCGGCGGCAGCGGAACTGGCAGAATCGGATATCCATATCGAAGTCTGGATTTGCGGAGCGCAGAGTAAAATTTCCGGCGACGCACAAACACATTTAGGAAAAATGATTCGCGCCGGAATTCTGCCGAAAGAAATCTCGACCGCGTCTGATTTAATTCCAGTTGCGGCGCCGGATTTAATGATCGACGGACTGCTCGGTACCGGCGCCACCGGTGCGCCGCGCGGCTTTATGGCGTCGCTCATTGAATGGATAAATGCCGCGGCACAGTTTGCGGCCGTGCTTTCCATCGATCTTCCATCCGGCGTCGATTCCGATTCCGGTGACGTTTCCGGCGCGGCGGTAAAAGCGGATTTAACGGCAACGCTGGCACTGCCGAAAACCGGATTCATTCAACCATCTGCCGCACCGTATGCCGGTCATATTAAAGTGATCGACATCGGAATTCCGGCGGCACTGGTTGATCAAATCGAGGGCAATCAAGAAGCTGAACTGATTGACCGCACCGATCTTTTTATTCCGCGCCGCGAACGCGACAGTTATAAAAATCAGTACGGACACGTTTTATTATTCGGGGGTGAAAACGGCGCCGCCGGCGCCATTGCCATGTCGGCGCGCGCGGCGCTGCGTTCCGGCGCCGGTCTGGTCACGGTGATCACAGCGCCGGAAATTGCGCCGCTGGTTTCCATCCTCGCCGGCGCGGAAATCATGGTGCATGGATTTTCCCGCCGCCGGAAAATTGATTTTTCAGATTTTGATGCAGTTTTAGCCGGTCCCGGAATGGCGCCGGAAAAATCGACAAAACAGTTTGTTGAAAGCCTGCTGAATACACTGCACGTGCCGTTAATTCTTGATGCCGGTGCGTTGTGCGTTGCACCGGAAAAAATCTTCGGCGCAATATGTCCGGTAATTTTA
Above is a window of Kiritimatiellales bacterium DNA encoding:
- a CDS encoding four helix bundle protein — its product is MKIERFEDIEDWKLGRQLANLIYGFTANKPFAMDYGLRDQIQRASGSVMHNIAEGFDSGLNPEFVRFLSYAKRSCTEVQSGLYLAVDRNYIAQNQFNSAYQLAEKAKATIGGFIRYLKTHPKP
- a CDS encoding NYN domain-containing protein — its product is MNYEHIIIDGYNLMYQDQDARHRRDNLMTARQFIVRKIEKLTGGMAGKITVVFDGRESGVDASLTSAQIEVLFSPANRTADGVIEQMVHDAEMPENILVVTSDWVEQRLVSVFGATVISCREFLLRYETAEPLKKSFGAKSRNGQHGQSLGDFFPES
- the trkA gene encoding Trk system potassium transporter TrkA gives rise to the protein MRVLIIGAGNAGQQLAERLVAEKHDVVMIDPDPKVLALVEARLDVLTVAGSGSSPRILSEAQLEKSDLIISVTDSDEVNILTCLCAHAAGVPRKVARVSSPEYIYANGTYDLRAMGIDLIINQKQECALEIFNMLQMPGAQEAFRLFDGKVMVAGFPVSVISPLYGRTPAECERLDLIQSIRMIAIRRGDKLVVPHGDTVFQKNDRLYLVGKPADVAAFFEWVSADLKPFEKVVIAGGGDIGLMLAELLETKTDCVVIEKNEERAKYCSSVLKKALVLRGDALTDSTMEEAGLTEHTAFVALTGDDEDNIMGCLVMQKRGAAFTVTQITRTDYVPVIEQLYLVNRVVSPYISMTNAILHYLRSHKVRAASLLHNLPGELLDATLNEKSRLAGKKIKEVKFPRESIIATVMRAGEVLTATGDLELAAGDRVLIFSHPDAVKKIEAIFLK
- a CDS encoding TrkH family potassium uptake protein, with the translated sequence MNKRAVSHITAVVTLVIGLAMGVCGGLSLYWNDPANIPAGFFISAGITVCIALLLSFLTRGDFNLTRRDGFGIVTFGWIFAALFGALPYIVSGIIPEINEAVFETMSGFTTTGASVLPSAAPGYDTLESLPRGILFWRSLTQWFGGMGVLVLCVAILPFLGVGGMQIYRAEMPGPAKDRLTPRITTTAKLLWGVYFFITVMQALLLHFIAGLTWFDAVCHSFTTIATGGFSTRTDSIGAYASPSVDWIVTAFTFIAGINFALHYRALSGRPLSYFRDPECRFYFVFLFISGIFFAFNTLPLYAGNFAESLRAGFFQGTTIITTTGYSTANYDLWPSSSRMLLGIMMFTGACAGSTSGGVKLVRVFVILKKMLKEIRQFMRPQAVLQIKLGGRPVGDEVEANIAAFFGIYIGIFIVTSFLMTFFLPDLSSAITAVLTTLSNVGPGFGAVGPVHDYAGISLFGQIILTGCMLLGRLELYTVLVLFLPGFWKK
- the rimO gene encoding 30S ribosomal protein S12 methylthiotransferase RimO codes for the protein MPKNKNLSLHHSNILTVSLISLGCAKNTVDSELILGRFVESGWLIAEEPADADICLVNTCGFIQDARAEAAGVLNEMRALKNTGKLRAVVALGCLVKRAADAPELAGFLAGADAQVPFSGYSRLPEFCAELLGNAGAGIPAESYSEFLLQPRLRIGSPHTAYLKISEGCSNPCRFCSIPKIRGRQISRPMDDIMNEARALIDAGAVELNFIAQDTTAYGKEFSGEPQLHNLLRRLRDGINDDVWFRLLYACPQHLTRQVLDIMASDERFCRYIDLPLQHISDPMLAVMGRVLNKKETIEILDLITTALPGTAIRTAFITGHPGETDAMFEELLDFINEGRFTHAGVFTYSPEPGTLSAQMHDAVSPEIKAERRNRLMEAQQKISAARCAARVGTTVEVMIDGAGEECNIARSQFEAPEVDGVIFLPQFEAVPGDRYDAVITAASDYDLAADPV
- a CDS encoding NAD(P)H-hydrate dehydratase; its protein translation is MKTVSAAEMRELDRRTIEESGIPGEELMRRAGRGVAAIAMEMLMARGGKSILMLAGTGNNGGDVFAAAAELAESDIHIEVWICGAQSKISGDAQTHLGKMIRAGILPKEISTASDLIPVAAPDLMIDGLLGTGATGAPRGFMASLIEWINAAAQFAAVLSIDLPSGVDSDSGDVSGAAVKADLTATLALPKTGFIQPSAAPYAGHIKVIDIGIPAALVDQIEGNQEAELIDRTDLFIPRRERDSYKNQYGHVLLFGGENGAAGAIAMSARAALRSGAGLVTVITAPEIAPLVSILAGAEIMVHGFSRRRKIDFSDFDAVLAGPGMAPEKSTKQFVESLLNTLHVPLILDAGALCVAPEKIFGAICPVILTPHPGEFRRMFGAPDTGRLKQARTAAEKTGAVVVLKGAGTVVAAPGKISGVNMTGNPGMATAGAGDVLAGMITALAGKGMDPFDAAKTAVFLHGTAGEFAALDYGQESMTAENIIDALPDAFRSLQIR